One Cellulomonas sp. NS3 genomic region harbors:
- a CDS encoding GNAT family N-acetyltransferase: MALFSEQADVSVRPAVPGDELAIAAIQLAAWRVAHAETLGADVLDRLDGAAFAERWARAITSPPAPGYRVLVACEGADVVGFAAVAPLPAPEETPLAAPGGELLSLEVAPGSQRAGHGSRLLAAAVDLLREDGAAHVQTWVLDGDSGRARFLASAGLGADDSVRALATGTGPDGEPLSVHEHGWSASI; this comes from the coding sequence ATGGCGCTGTTCAGCGAGCAGGCGGACGTCTCCGTCCGCCCCGCCGTCCCGGGCGACGAGCTCGCCATCGCCGCGATCCAGCTCGCCGCGTGGCGCGTCGCCCACGCCGAGACGCTCGGGGCCGACGTGCTCGACCGGCTCGACGGTGCGGCGTTCGCCGAGCGCTGGGCCCGAGCGATCACGTCGCCCCCCGCTCCCGGCTACCGGGTGCTCGTCGCGTGCGAGGGCGCGGACGTCGTCGGCTTCGCCGCTGTCGCTCCGCTGCCGGCACCCGAGGAGACCCCGCTCGCCGCCCCGGGCGGGGAGCTGCTCAGCCTGGAGGTCGCACCGGGCTCCCAGCGCGCCGGTCACGGGTCCCGGCTGCTCGCCGCGGCGGTCGACCTCCTCCGCGAGGACGGCGCCGCGCACGTGCAGACGTGGGTGCTCGACGGCGACTCCGGGCGCGCCCGGTTCCTCGCCTCGGCCGGCCTCGGCGCCGACGACTCCGTCCGCGCGCTGGCGACCGGCACCGGGCCGGACGGCGAGCCGCTCAGCGTCCACGAGCACGGCTGGTCCGCGAGCATCTGA